From Neospora caninum Liverpool complete genome, chromosome VIII, a single genomic window includes:
- a CDS encoding putative glutamic acid-rich protein, translating to MTEKSVSAEGAPGLPPAAERGEEAACVAGEIKLEEGTRTPRETDERSGDKQKESDAASSETGSGGDSDGKDEQEGETKKREETEEAGSADYKEKSEEQEKKEENEEQEETEQEDEKEERGHRKGEAVACEGASCDGRRGASSGEEETKKRDLSGAGENAREEQRDSGFAEKPDVNETRPASSLSPEESNGPRSVAQDPGSSSCSFVSRETEAACSEGGVRTPAPPVSRSAHSGDASGTSSLSSPAETRPPTEAGALGEDAKIRDAVKTFERASLESVIDRMQRTVLCLLAEKKETKLEKCRLLQERRDLDEQIVETRKKLREIEPASSLSASSSLSGFSGSLLGKFAALSLDLGEERDGRHLSEARVANPLARPDPSQRGKGASSSPFPEVTAGAPGAAPPSPSRARATAETGPEDTETLVAQAAAGEGSSGHGEAQQQGEPPHAANGDAAVLASEFAYPGSGSVEKATGLVAPPGLLEEDGENALADFLESLVTRFGPAAVKGVETAATKMRSGFHVLRAELAAVQERQRALERQRTLERRARLQLLKEESLEYAHHQRLLAHLRAHCEREGQERRRQTGGSGEETTLGDAPVSAQEGNRTPSPAVSAPAASGEARAEARMQAPELRESGEVSAGERKQDGRSESAAQECVEAEKEKGESEETQGLAGTSGTENREPRASSPLPTKDSASGSSSFSPFSPSSPSSFSPSSFSPSSSSPSAFPSVSSPSCCSRPVVDALGRVTSVPPRRRRTTLGSRRERLEKAVSSLSEKTAAVPLDFLSKNVASAVGSVTTSVSRWLFGEDEALAGDGHSPVPPVSASPHAPAASAASPPSFVASGPFPGLGDTLEGGKPGPFNGTGARPGATLRANTHFPCRVFNLSSPSDRSLPSHPPSPSGQDTHAGEKTGDGEEDEPAVSVIEAQIGVDPPARAELGGTEATAKTALALVVLATEQCTAVAQQWVERHWETLKRCEERDGEAEAEKERELETERKREAAHALATFLSKAEEESEDLPVRIHAHWLHILGRRSDGEEGEEGEKDEDGFGAQPEPIVA from the coding sequence CTGGGCTGCCGCCTGCGgctgagagaggagaggaagccgcGTGTGTGGCAGGAGAAATAAAACTCGAAGAAGGTACTAGAACACcgagagaaaccgacgaaaggagcggagacaagcagaaagagagtgaTGCCGCCTCTTCAGAGACCGGATCTGGCGGAGATAGcgacgggaaagacgagcaggaaggagaaacgaaaaaacgtgaggaaacagaggaagcaggctCTGCCGACTACAAAGAAAAGAGTGAGgaacaggagaagaaggaagaaaacgaagagcaagaagaaacagaacaggaagacgaaaaagaagagagaggtcacaggaagggagaagcTGTTGCGTGCGAAGGCGCGTCTTGTGACGGTCGTCGAGGGGCTTCatcgggagaggaagagacaaagaagcgaGATCTTTCCGgagcaggagaaaacgcacgtgaagagcagagagactctGGTTTTGCAGAGAAACCCGATGTGAACGAGACCCGACCggcctcctccctctccccaGAGGAGTCCAACGGCCCTCGCTCTGTTGCTCAAGACCCtggctcttcctcctgttcgtttgtctctcgggagacagaagccgcatgcagtgaaggcggtgtacgtacacccgcgccgcctgtctcgcgctctgctCACTCCGGTGACGCTTCCGGcacttcctctctgtcttcgcccgCGGAGACAAGGCCCCCCACCGAGGCAGGCGCCCttggggaagacgcgaagatTCGAGACGCCGTGAAAACGTTCGAGCGCGCGTCCCTGGAAAGTGTAATcgaccgcatgcagcggacTGTCCTGTGCCTGctggcagaaaagaaagagacgaaactgGAAAagtgtcgccttctccaggaACGCCGGGACCTCGACGAACAAATTgtcgagacgcgaaaaaagctGCGCGAGATCGagcccgcttcttctctctctgcttcgtcttctctttccgggTTTTCAGGGTCTCTTCTCGGGAAGTTCGCAGCGCTGTCTCTTGACCttggagaagagcgcgacggaCGACATCTCTCAGAGGCGAGAGTTGCGAATCCCTTGGCGCGCCCAGACCCCagccagagaggaaaaggagcgtcgtcctcgccttttcccgaGGTCACCGCAGGTGCGCCTGGCGCTGCGCCTCCATCGCCGTCACGCGCTCGCgcgaccgcggagacagggccgGAGGACACGGAGACACTTGTGGCGCaggcagccgcaggcgaggGGTCGTCGGGCCACGGAGAAGCGCAGCAGCAGGGCGAGCCGCCACACGCCGCAAACGGCGACGCGGCCGTCTTGGCTTCGGAATTCGCGTATCCTGGCAGTGGAAGcgtggagaaggcgacaggctTGGTGGCGCCTCCTGGCCTTCTGgaggaggacggcgagaacgcgctGGCGGATTTTCTGGAGTCGCTTGTCACGCGCTTCGGCCCCGCGGCAGTGAAAGGTgtagagacagcggcgacgaagatGCGTTCGGGTTTCCACGTGCTCCGCGCGGAGCTCGCGGCCGTTCAAGAGCGGCAAAGAGccctcgagagacagcggacgctggagcggcgcgcgcgtctccagctgctcAAGGAAGAGAGTCTCGAGTACGCACACCACCAGCGACTCTTGGCGCATCTGCGTGCGCACTGCGAACGcgaaggacaggagagaaggcggcagactGGAGGGAGTGGGGAGGAGACGACCCTCGGAGACGCCCCAGTCTCTGCACAGGAAGGAAACCGAACGCCTTCGCCGGCTGTCTCGGCTCCGGCGGCCTCGGGAGAGGCACGGGCCGAGGCTCGCATGCAGGCACCAGAGCTGAGGGAGTCAGGCGAGGTGTcggcaggcgagaggaagcaggacGGGCGTTCAGAAAGTGCAGCGCAGGAGTGTGtagaagcggagaaggagaaaggcgagagcgaggaaacccAGGGGCTCGCCGGAACATCAGGTacggagaacagagaaccCCGCGCCTCATCTCCATTGCCTACGAAGGATTCCGCCTCGGGTTCGTCGTcattctctcctttctctccttcctctccttcgtctttttctccttcgtctttttctccttcgtcttcctctccgtctgcctttccttccgtctcttctccatcgTGCTGCAGCCGCCCCGTTGTCGACGCTCTTGGGCGCGTGACGAGTGTGCCtccgcggcgacggcgaacgaCTCTTGGGTCGCGGCGTGAGAGGCTCGAGAAGgcggtttcttccctctcggaAAAGACAGCTGCGGTGCCTCTCGATTTCTTGTCGAAGAACGTCGCCAGCGCCGTGGGCTCAGTCACAACTTCCGTTTCGCGATGGCTCTttggcgaagacgaggcccTCGCTGGAGACGGGCACTCTCCGgtcccgcctgtctctgcctctccccacgcgcctgccgcctccgctgcctctccgccttctttcgtGGCCTCCGGGCCTTTCCCCGGCTTGGGAGACACTCTGGAAGGCGGAAAGCCGGGCCCTTTCAACGGGACGGGAGCACGGCCCGGGGCAACTTTGCGCGCGAACACGCACTTTCCGTGCCGGGTTTTCAAcctttcgtcgccttcggatcgttctctcccctcgcaTCCGCCGTCTCCAAGCGGCCAggacacgcatgcaggcgagaagactggcgacggagaggaggacgagcCTGCCGTCTCGGTGATTGAGGCACAGATCGGAGTCGACCCGCCCGCGCGTGCTGAGCTCGGAGGGACAGAAGCGACCGCGAAAACCGCGCTCGCGCTTGTCGTTTTGGCCACTGAGCAGTGCACCGCCGTAGCGCAGCAGTGGGTTGAGAGACACTGGGAGACACTCAAACGCTGTGAAGAGCGAGAtggcgaggcggaagcagagaaagagcgagagctggaaacggagagaaaacgggaggcaGCGCACGCCCTCGCCACCTTCCTCTccaaggcagaagaagaaagcgaagatTTGCCGGTTCGGATCCACGCTCACTGGCTGCACATCCtcggcagaagaagcgacggggaagagggggaagaaggagaaaaggacgaggacggTTTTGGAGCGCAGCCTGAGCCGATCGTTGCGTAG
- a CDS encoding putative PHD-finger domain-containing protein, translating to MDLSEGEDARSVGGSSRESNDSICFCCRGGGEVVCCEGCTNSFHIDCLDTARRPQLTDDDWYCPECVARAERKGEGGLPPSTYFSLLPASCASNFHPSSPLNAKDENEAPTLSPLRVAKRRSLRASASSSPLVSSAAPDEPPSRGLAKEKRENEEKGEGEAEGREGAERRGERREEKDEEKTAVDSGESGQATREDLASEAPNSAASPSKTEPPRRASSSETPSSVASPAGAAPRRTQEDEKEEKNREGRRGAGAPPSTGEKEDDREERADRREGSAGADGDAQRGRAFSLASPLPTAASSRELDPPPPSHPAAPSSSLSSLASCRAGGRWGASSSGPGSGSSGKKRRRRGDETRINVGPDYQVPRLPDFYLSRTDELASAEEARCALFPFAPSLSARASLFVSSAYPGSSSFASVPSASSFFAFQDSYSRAAAALGRKTPSHLACAAARPFAPSAHLDVSRVRCSQAAGEEKKRSRPGVVAASPSGVYFSPPVFQSLDGASLGTHPPGGLLFAGVLAVGEDSRHSALEPRLVYSPRCLEEKRQQCLATGRMQHCIRTQGELADFVETYVGARGLGKTAETSPGRGEREGGPSTDGRSESGDTDNQVVEFAGHREGKKTSLAWEELLHRAGYDPQRALRMLDDPGFCFNDICDPPLRKYDNKWKRRDKRGTFPNSPYPPPLVIQAFLQEKTRGCRPASLSHAASTYMSR from the exons atGGACTTGtcggagggcgaagacgcgcgaagcGTGGGCGggagcagccgagagagTAACGACAGCATTTGCTTCTGCTGTCGCGGCGGCGGGGAAGTCGTCTGCTGCGAAGGGTGCACGAACTCGTTCCACATCGACTGTCTAGACACCGCACGGCGGCCTCAGCTCACAGACGATGACTGGTACTGTCCGGAGTGTGTTGCGCGCGCCGAGCGAAAGGGCGAGGGAGGCTTGCCGCCTTCCACGTACTTTTCCCTGTTGCCCGCGTCGTGCGCTTCGAACTTCCACCCCAGCTCGCCGCTGAacgcgaaggacgagaacgaagcCCCgaccctctcgcctcttcgagtcgcgaagcgcaggagtctgcgcgcctccgcctcgtcgtctcctcttgTCTCCAGCGCTGCTCCCGACGAACCGCCCTCCCGAGGCctcgcgaaagagaagcgagaaaacgaagagaagggagagggagaggccgagggccgagaaggagcagaaaggagaggcgagaggcgagaagagaaggacgaggagaaaacggcggTGGACAGCGGCGAAAGTGGACAAGCGACTAGAGAAGATCTCGCGAGCGAAGCCCCCAACAGCGCAGCAAGTCCCTCGAAGACAGAGCCGCCGCGTcgggcttcttcctcggagaCGCCCAGCTCTGTGGCGAGCCCTGCGggggcggcgccgcgccgaactcaggaggacgagaaggaagagaaaaaccgcgaaggcagacgcggcgccggcgcgccgccctcgaccggcgagaaagaagacgacagggaagaacgcgCTGACAGGCGCGAAGGCTCCGCAGGCGCAGATGGCGACGCTCAAAGGGGCcgtgcgttctctctcgcttcgcctttgCCCACGGCAGCCTCGTCTCGGGAACTGGATCCGCCCCCGCCTTCTCACcccgcggcgccttcttcctctttgtcgtcGCTCGCGAGCTGTCGTGCAGGAGGCAGGTGGGGCGCGTCGAGCAGCGGGCCGGGGAGTGGCTCGAGTGGGAAGAAACGACGAAGGCGGGGCGACGAGACGCGGATCAACGTAGGACCCGACTATCAG GTGCCTCGCCTCCCCGACTTTTACTTGTCTCGCACAGACGAGCTGGCCtcggcggaagaggcgcggtGCGCTCTGTTCCCCTTCGccccttcgctctctgcgcgcgcctctctgtttgtcTCGTCCGCCTATCCGggctcctcgtccttcgcctcggtgccctcggcgtcgtccttcttcgcgtttcagGACAGCTACTCCcgggcggctgcggcgctcgGAAGGAAAACCCCGTCGCAcctcgcctgcgcggcgGCTCGGCCGTTCGCTCCCAGCGCGCACCTGGACGTCTCGCGGGTCCGCTGTAGCCAGGCGgctggcgaggagaagaagcgaagtcGCCCGggcgtcgtcgccgcctcgccttctggcgTGTACTTTTCGCCTCCAGTCTTCCAGAGCCTCGACGGCGCTTCCCTAGGAACCCACCCGCCCGGGGGGCTGCTCTTCGCGGGTGTGCTGGCCGTGGGCGAAGACAGCAGACACAGCGCGTTGGAGCCGCGGCTCGTGTACtcgccgcgctgtctcgaagagaagagacagcagtgCCTCGCGACGGGCCGCATGCAACACTGCATTCGGACGCAAGGCGAACTCGCCGACTTTGTCGAAACGTACGTGGGCGCGCGAGGCCTGGgcaagacggcagagacaagTCCCgggaggggggagagagagggaggtcCCAGCACAGACGGGCGAAGCGAGtcgggagacacagacaaccaagttGTCGAGTTTGCTGGACacagggaaggaaaaaaaacgagcCTCGCGTGGGAAGAG CTTCTGCATCGGGCAGGCTACGATCCGCAACGCGCTCTTCGGATGCTTGACGACCCCGGATTCTG CTTCAATGACATCTGCGATCCTCCTCTACGAAAGTACGACAACAAGTGGAAGCGCCGAGACAAACGCGGAACTTTCCCCAACAGCCCCTATCCTCCTCCGCTCGTCATCCAAGCGTTCTTGCAGGAGAAGACTCGAGGGTGTCGCCccgcttccctttctcacGCCGCGTCCACGTACATGTCTCGATAA